Within Desulfovibrio legallii, the genomic segment AACCGAAGGCCCGGCCATGCGCCCCCGACACAGCCAGGCGCAGGCCGCCATGGACCAGCCCGAATTGGGGCTGGGCATGCCCGCCGCCTGCCGCGCCGTCAGGCGCAACCCCGGCCAGCGTCCGTCCCAGGGCCGCCGCCACAGGCCGCAACACGCCCCGCCGCGGGCCGCCGCATCCGTAAGCCAGGCCATCAGGGCCGAAAGCCGTGCGGGCGCATAGGCCAGGAGGTCGTCCCCGCGCGCCCCGGCAAAACCCAGCCAGCGCCACTTTTCCGTCAGGTAGCCCCACATGGAATCCGCGGTGCTCACAGCCTTATAGCACCACAGCCCCACGGGCCCTGCCAGCAGCAGCCAGAAGAAAGGGGCCGTAAAAGCGTCCGTAAGGTTTTCCGCCAGGGTGTCGGCCAGAGTTTTGCGCATCAGGGGCCGGTCCATGCGCGCCGTTTCCCGGCTCACCAGCCAGGAAAGGGCCGCGCGGGCCTCCGGCTCCGGGGCCGTCTCCACCCGCCGCAGCACTTCCCGCCCGGTGCGCGCAAGGCTGCCCAGGGCCAGCCCGGCCCAGGCCAGATACACAGCCAGGGCCGTGCCCAACAAGGGCACGGAAACCAGCCCCCAGACCGTCAGCCCGGTCAGCCCAGTCAGCCCGGCCAGGGCCAGCCCGCCGACCAGCCGCCCGCGCCGGGGCGCGGCCGCAGGGCCGTTGCGATCCATAAACCGCCGCGCCGGCCCCTCCAGCGCGTCCAGCAGGCGGCCCAGCAGGCACACGGGGTGCCGCCAGGGCAGATCCGGGTCGCCCAGCCAGAGGTCCAGCAGCAGGGCCACAGGGGCCAGCCACCAGCAGTCCCAGACGGAAAAGGGCAGCGCGGCAAAGGGCGCGCTCACCCCCAGGCCTCCAGCAGGCCCGTGCGGGCCAGGGCCGCATAGAGCACAATGCCCACAGAGGTGGAAAGGTTGAGGCTGCGCACCCCGTCCTCGCGCATGGGAATGCGCACCCTGTGCGGCGAAAGCACCAAAATTTCCGGCGGCAGGCCGCGCGTCTCAGGCCCGAAGACCAGGCAGTCCTCCGGCGCAAAGGCAAAGTGCTGCAAAGGCGTGCTGGTGGCCGCGTCCCTGGCCGAGGTAAAGACCAGCCGACCACCCTGACGGCCTTCCGCCGCAAAGGCCTGCCAGCAGGGCCAGACCTTCAGGCGCACATGCGGCCAGTAGTCCAGCCCGGCGCGCCGGAGGTAGCGGTTCTCCAGCTTGAAGCCCAGCGGCTCAATGAGATGCAGCGGCGTGCCCGCAGCCGCGCAGAGGCGGGCCACGTTGCCCGTATTGGGCGGAATTTCCGGCTCAAAAAGAACGATCTGCATACAGCTGCGCGGCCCCGCCCTACTCCGCCAGGTGTCCGGCAATGCCCGGCGTCACCTGACAGGCCACCCGCATGTCCTTGCTGCCGAAGCCGCCGTCGTCCAGGGTGGCGAAAAGTTCCGCTTCGGTAACTTCCACCCTGGCATCGGGCAC encodes:
- a CDS encoding CobD/CbiB family cobalamin biosynthesis protein yields the protein MSAPFAALPFSVWDCWWLAPVALLLDLWLGDPDLPWRHPVCLLGRLLDALEGPARRFMDRNGPAAAPRRGRLVGGLALAGLTGLTGLTVWGLVSVPLLGTALAVYLAWAGLALGSLARTGREVLRRVETAPEPEARAALSWLVSRETARMDRPLMRKTLADTLAENLTDAFTAPFFWLLLAGPVGLWCYKAVSTADSMWGYLTEKWRWLGFAGARGDDLLAYAPARLSALMAWLTDAAARGGACCGLWRRPWDGRWPGLRLTARQAAGMPSPNSGWSMAACAWLCRGRMAGPSVYFGALVDKPWLGPPPEEAAPWDEARLGALLTLVQACALCGGLALWLFFLVLG
- a CDS encoding tRNA (cytidine(34)-2'-O)-methyltransferase; amino-acid sequence: MQIVLFEPEIPPNTGNVARLCAAAGTPLHLIEPLGFKLENRYLRRAGLDYWPHVRLKVWPCWQAFAAEGRQGGRLVFTSARDAATSTPLQHFAFAPEDCLVFGPETRGLPPEILVLSPHRVRIPMREDGVRSLNLSTSVGIVLYAALARTGLLEAWG